Proteins encoded by one window of Candidatus Ozemobacteraceae bacterium:
- a CDS encoding pseudouridine synthase, translating into MHDKDMPTDYGDGLQIIYRDEWYVAIHKPVGVLVHPTRIAEATAETLLPIICGQLGRRVYPVHRLDRATSGVLVLALSSEAAGKLSAQFEARKVEKTYLAVVRGWFRPPEGVIDRQMRQWPGEPLQDAVTRYRTLAAVELPIPVGPHQTSRYSLVEVNPETGRRQQIRRHFSGAAHPIVGDTSQGDRHHNLVFRERFGCDRMLLMAQEIRFDHPWLGRRLRLVCPPDESVRRILGTLFPESSPVAERPLAEFIDGSQESMACRTLAQR; encoded by the coding sequence ATGCATGACAAGGATATGCCGACCGATTACGGAGACGGGCTGCAAATAATATATCGTGACGAATGGTATGTGGCGATCCACAAACCGGTCGGGGTGCTGGTACATCCGACGCGGATCGCCGAGGCGACGGCGGAGACGCTGCTGCCGATCATCTGCGGGCAGCTCGGGCGTCGGGTCTATCCGGTTCACCGGCTCGACCGGGCGACGTCGGGGGTGCTCGTGTTGGCGCTCAGTTCCGAGGCGGCCGGGAAACTTTCGGCCCAGTTCGAAGCGCGCAAGGTCGAGAAGACGTATCTGGCCGTTGTCAGGGGCTGGTTCCGGCCGCCCGAGGGCGTCATCGACCGGCAGATGCGCCAGTGGCCCGGGGAGCCGCTGCAGGACGCGGTAACGCGGTACCGCACGCTCGCCGCCGTCGAACTGCCGATTCCGGTGGGGCCTCATCAGACGAGCCGGTATTCGCTCGTCGAGGTGAACCCCGAAACGGGTCGCCGGCAGCAGATCAGGCGGCATTTTTCCGGGGCGGCGCACCCGATCGTCGGCGACACGTCGCAGGGAGACAGGCATCACAACCTGGTTTTCCGGGAACGGTTCGGGTGCGACCGCATGCTGCTGATGGCGCAGGAAATACGCTTCGACCATCCCTGGCTCGGCCGCCGTCTGCGACTCGTCTGCCCGCCGGACGAATCGGTGAGGCGGATACTCGGCACGCTGTTCCCGGAATCGTCGCCCGTGGCCGAACGGCCGTTGGCGGAGTTCATCGACGGATCTCAGGAATCGATGGCCTGCCGGACCTTGGCGCAGAGATGA
- a CDS encoding PAS domain S-box protein, which yields MIATFAILFCANLLSVSFDPIAYAKSPSTWLFNLYMIVLGTIAFMLMYSPAELAIMEKQEWFSAIFNGVNDAILIRDANTGALLDINKRVTELFGYTREEIFTQPIAFMDASESPEEKIAVQHRFQEHLQKGYYNFDHWVVRRKDGSTLIVEGELRRLRIGDADVVITALRDVTIRKEAEEALRESENKYRQVFEMESDALFLIEKESGRILEVNSAACSLYGYSREELLRKRNVDLSAEPAKTVQQTKSEGTLIPIRHHKKADGTVFPVEISAGHFTLEGRRVHLAAIRDISFRRKLEEQLLQAKKMESIGRLAGGISHDFNNLLSPIMGFSELMLKSESVDPTHRDWLKSIRKAAERARDLTRQLLAFGRKQVLLLKPISLETVLKDIEQILRRTIREDIHIEIAIQPRVGIVKADVGQIEQILLNLALNAQDAMPKGGTLRISLSETMFRPTGQEEAGEVPEKPHAMLTINDTGCGMSQEVLQHLFEPFFTTKEKGKGTGLGLSMVYGIVKQHDGYILADSTPDAGTTFMIYLPVITDVGEHVGETREPATTSSGGIETIMVVEDDEMVRNMIRQILTHHGYKVITAGSGPDCLALMDRNAPTFDLLLTDVIMPGMNGKELYEKLCERISPLKVMFISGYDPNVIARHGVLDENLHFLQKPFTPDHLCAKVRQAIDS from the coding sequence GTGATCGCAACATTCGCGATCCTGTTCTGCGCGAATCTCCTGTCCGTCTCGTTCGACCCGATCGCCTATGCGAAGTCACCGAGCACGTGGCTTTTCAACCTGTATATGATCGTCCTGGGAACCATCGCCTTCATGCTCATGTATTCCCCTGCTGAGCTGGCGATCATGGAAAAGCAGGAGTGGTTCTCGGCTATCTTCAACGGGGTGAACGACGCCATCCTGATCCGCGATGCGAATACCGGAGCCCTGCTCGATATCAACAAGCGCGTCACCGAGTTGTTCGGGTACACTCGCGAAGAGATCTTTACTCAGCCGATCGCCTTCATGGATGCGAGCGAATCGCCGGAAGAGAAAATCGCCGTCCAGCATCGATTCCAGGAGCATCTTCAGAAGGGATATTACAATTTCGACCACTGGGTCGTCCGCCGGAAAGACGGATCAACCCTGATCGTGGAAGGAGAACTCCGCAGGCTCCGGATCGGAGATGCCGACGTGGTCATCACGGCTCTTCGCGACGTGACGATCCGCAAGGAGGCTGAGGAAGCCCTCCGTGAGAGCGAGAACAAGTATCGCCAGGTGTTCGAGATGGAATCGGACGCCCTGTTCCTGATCGAAAAGGAGTCGGGGCGCATTCTCGAGGTGAACTCGGCGGCCTGTTCGCTGTACGGATACTCCCGCGAAGAACTTCTTCGAAAGCGAAACGTGGATCTCTCGGCGGAACCGGCGAAAACAGTGCAGCAGACAAAATCCGAAGGCACCCTCATTCCGATCCGCCATCATAAAAAGGCTGACGGGACGGTCTTCCCCGTCGAAATCTCGGCGGGTCACTTCACCCTCGAGGGGCGCAGGGTTCATCTGGCCGCCATCCGCGACATTTCCTTCCGGCGCAAGCTCGAAGAGCAGCTTCTGCAGGCGAAAAAAATGGAGTCGATCGGCAGGCTCGCCGGCGGCATCTCGCACGATTTCAACAACCTGCTTTCCCCGATCATGGGCTTTTCGGAGCTGATGCTCAAATCCGAGTCCGTCGACCCCACCCACCGCGACTGGCTCAAGTCCATCCGGAAGGCCGCCGAACGGGCCCGGGATCTGACGCGGCAACTGCTCGCCTTCGGTCGGAAGCAGGTTCTGCTGCTCAAGCCGATTTCTCTCGAGACCGTTCTCAAGGACATCGAGCAAATTCTCCGACGAACAATACGGGAAGATATTCATATCGAGATCGCAATCCAGCCGCGCGTCGGGATCGTCAAGGCCGATGTCGGCCAAATCGAGCAGATTCTGTTGAACCTGGCCCTGAACGCTCAGGATGCGATGCCCAAGGGCGGCACCCTTCGCATCAGCCTCTCCGAGACGATGTTCCGGCCGACCGGCCAGGAAGAGGCCGGCGAGGTTCCCGAAAAACCCCATGCCATGCTGACGATCAACGACACCGGGTGCGGGATGTCCCAGGAAGTCCTCCAGCACCTGTTCGAGCCGTTTTTTACGACGAAGGAGAAGGGCAAGGGCACGGGACTCGGCCTTTCCATGGTCTACGGCATCGTGAAACAGCACGACGGCTACATCCTGGCCGATTCGACTCCAGATGCCGGTACGACGTTCATGATCTACCTGCCCGTCATCACGGATGTCGGCGAGCACGTCGGCGAGACGCGCGAACCGGCAACGACCTCATCCGGCGGAATCGAAACGATCATGGTCGTCGAGGATGATGAAATGGTGCGCAACATGATCCGGCAGATCCTCACGCATCACGGGTACAAGGTTATCACCGCCGGCAGCGGCCCGGACTGCCTCGCCTTGATGGACAGGAACGCGCCGACGTTCGACCTGCTCCTGACCGACGTCATCATGCCGGGCATGAACGGGAAGGAACTGTATGAAAAGCTCTGTGAGCGAATCTCCCCGCTCAAAGTCATGTTCATCTCCGGCTACGACCCGAACGTCATCGCCAGACACGGCGTGCTCGACGAGAACCTGCACTTCCTGCAGAAGCCCTTCACCCCGGATCATCTCTGCGCCAAGGTCCGGCAGGCCATCGATTCCTGA
- a CDS encoding IS630 family transposase has protein sequence MNKIDGRKLSHEALEAIRKIAVQRVQEGESPEVVIRALGFDRRTIYRWLAAFHSGGVEALQAKPLFGRPRILEEKHMKWLYRVVQKDPRQLCFPFGLWTREMLAQALKRKFPFVEVSRQTIGRALKILGITCQKPLHRAVQQNAEAVKVWLEQEFPAIKTAAQEQNADIFFGDEAGIRSDYHRGTTWGICGKTPIVRTTGARFSVNMISAISAKGQMRFMVVENTVTGPVFLTFLKRLMAGRERRTFLVLDRHPIHRSARVKKFVEETNGALQIFYLPSYSPELNPDELVWNCVKRDISRSASKTRAEMKRHTTETLRQLQRTPAKVKRLFHEEHVKYAAL, from the coding sequence ATGAATAAGATCGATGGAAGAAAATTGAGTCATGAGGCCCTTGAAGCGATCAGGAAGATCGCCGTCCAGCGCGTTCAAGAGGGCGAGAGTCCCGAGGTTGTTATCAGGGCTCTCGGTTTCGATCGGCGAACGATTTATCGCTGGCTTGCCGCCTTTCATTCTGGTGGGGTAGAGGCGCTGCAGGCCAAGCCGCTTTTTGGCAGGCCTCGTATTCTTGAAGAAAAGCACATGAAGTGGCTCTATCGGGTAGTTCAGAAAGACCCTCGACAACTGTGCTTCCCGTTTGGTCTTTGGACGAGGGAAATGCTTGCCCAGGCGCTGAAGCGGAAATTCCCCTTTGTAGAAGTGAGTCGGCAGACAATAGGCCGAGCTCTCAAAATTCTCGGAATCACCTGCCAAAAGCCATTGCATCGGGCAGTCCAGCAAAATGCCGAAGCCGTGAAGGTCTGGCTCGAGCAAGAGTTCCCTGCGATCAAAACCGCTGCCCAAGAGCAAAATGCGGATATCTTCTTCGGAGACGAAGCCGGAATCAGATCTGATTACCATCGAGGAACAACCTGGGGAATTTGCGGAAAGACACCGATCGTTCGAACAACCGGCGCGAGGTTTTCGGTGAATATGATCTCGGCGATATCGGCTAAGGGCCAAATGCGGTTTATGGTGGTTGAAAATACCGTGACGGGCCCGGTCTTTCTTACGTTTTTGAAGCGATTGATGGCCGGAAGGGAGCGCCGCACGTTCCTCGTTCTCGATCGACATCCTATTCACAGAAGTGCACGGGTAAAAAAGTTTGTCGAGGAAACCAATGGGGCCCTTCAGATCTTCTATTTGCCGTCGTATTCCCCTGAGTTGAATCCCGACGAACTCGTCTGGAACTGTGTCAAGCGTGACATTTCCCGAAGCGCTTCCAAGACACGCGCAGAAATGAAGAGACACACCACTGAAACCCTTCGGCAGTTGCAGAGGACTCCAGCCAAAGTAAAACGTCTTTTTCATGAAGAGCATGTGAAATACGCCGCCCTATGA